The Besnoitia besnoiti strain Bb-Ger1 chromosome Unknown contig00014, whole genome shotgun sequence genome contains a region encoding:
- a CDS encoding uncharacterized protein (encoded by transcript BESB_025000): MQPWAPSPHGFGDGLGPGGGRGDGGDRAGVSSGTGHHGGPYGPAAGPGGPFGNVAGGGSRGSPTALAGYAPPGGGLRRRFTQNLLHRRQSDLPPEGPSAGLSPEPVVYRHGSTMNTRAAASPRPAPPNAPRRSASPPVPPRRARGSTRRERKLLRDLEYVRGIPVSSIGFWASLYRFFLILFIGGREGLKTVLDDAFHLTWCEQIRLLIAPLGFHTMQGALFAMMALSVPTTWKRLPGIAAWPDFFPVSAWQSLSVVDRSAVVIIGISFAVELFAFTFTAPFFDVLFVAGGTVLRLLSEYLLIRSIAVSLAQQLPTTAAEQNGSRFVGFAVCCLFVIRSLYHVLALIVPGCFALCGKRLMTCRREKKKGYEQAPASDEWRAGVGHREVYSVSNALNFTVCRHFLSPISYNALLVGPDVVKGIRLLDNMAHAQLCDIMLTVGLQFYALTMHINWYDLGVFIGHDVFLGIYAVVGQTIRILAQRRFELKLLLDQLVLQRSIDFRLPGDDEEDVSDEGDLDTKGRKKDRRTIGIVTLADIEEEYQVEGFFSSPGNIFPQIF; this comes from the exons ATGCAGCCGTGGGCTCCCTCGCCGCATGGATTCGGCGACGGGCTCGGGCCtggaggcggacgcggagacggaggagacagagcggGCGTCAGCTCCGGCACTGGTCACCACGGGGGGCCCTACGGGCCCGCAGCAGGGCCTGGAGGCCCCTTCGGGAACGTGGCCGGAGGCGGGAGTCGGGGGTCCCCGACGGCGCTTGCAGGCTACGCGCCCCCgggcggaggcctgcggcggcgcttcacgCAGAACCTCCTTCACAGACGTCAGAGTGATTTGCCGCCAGAGGGCCCTTCAGCAGGGCTGTCTCCAGAGCCAGTGGTGTATCGCCACGGGTCGACTATGAATACACGTGCGGCCGCCAGCCCTCGGCCGGCGCCACCGAACGCCCCGCgtcgcagcgcgtcgccgcctgtgcCCCCTCGGCGTGCGAGGGGCTCGAcccggcgcgagcggaagtTGCTGCGTGACCTCGAGTACGTTCGCGGGATTCCGGTGTCCAGCATCGGATTCTGGGCCTCGCTCTACCGTTTTTTCCTCATTCTTTTCAttggagggcgcgagggcctgaAGACGGTCCTCGACGACGCCTTCCATCTCACGTGGTGCGAGCAAATCCGCCTGCTGATCGCGCCCTTGGGGTTCCACACGATGCAGGGGGCCTTGTTCGCCATGATGGCCCTTTCCGTCCCGACGACGTGGAAGCGGCTGCCGGGCATCGCCGCGTGGCCTGACTTTTTTCCCGTCTCGGCGTGGCAGAGCCTCTCGGTTGTTGACCGCTCAGCTGTCGTGATCATCGGGATTTCGTTCGCGGTCGAGCTATTCGCCTTTACGTTCAccgcgcccttcttcgatgtcctcttcgtcgccggcggcacggtccttcgccttctcagcGAGTACCTCCTCATCCGCTCCATCGCCGTCAGCTTGGCTCAGCAACTGCCCACGACTGCGGCGGAACAGAACGGAAGTCGATTCGTGGGATTCGCcgtctgctgtctcttcgtcaTCCGCTCTCTTTACCACGTGCTCGCGCTCATCGTGCCGGGCTgcttcgcgctctgcggGAAGAGGCTCATGACCTGCAGACGCGAAAAGAAAA AGGGCTACGAACAAGCGCCGGCAAGCGACGAGTGGCGGGCGGGTGTCGGGCACCGCGAGGTTTACTCGGTTTCGAACGCGTTGAACTTTACAGTGTGCCGCCACTTCCTGTCGCCAATTTCCTACAACGCGCTGCTCGTGGGACCCGACGTGGTAAAGGGCATTCGCCTGCTGGACAACATggcacacgcgcagctctgcgacATCATGCTGACTGTGGGGCTGCAGTTCTACGCGCTGACCATGCACATAAACTGGTACGACTTGGGCGTCTTCATCGGGCACGACGTCTTTCTCGGCATCTACGCCGTCGTCGGGCAAACAATCCGCATCCTTGCTCAGCGCCGATTCGAGCTGAAGCTCCTTCTCGACCAACtcgtgctgcagcgcagcatCGATTTCCGCCTTCCCggggacgacgaagaggacgtcagcgacgagggagaTCTCGACACTAAGGGCCGGAAGAAAGACAGACGAACAATAGGCATCGTCACCCTCGCAGATATCGAGGAGGAGTACCAGGTTGAGGGGTTCTTCTCCTCCCCTGGAAATATTTTCCCGCAAATTTTCTAG
- a CDS encoding uncharacterized protein (encoded by transcript BESB_025010) encodes MIPFQRQKGHAPPGGVHSQAWIPPSGTPALCDKRLRERRRSMECTEEGLQATQGDTWVMTTLPIQYSDGSPPARVKSRGIDKVLPALVIPDAPTSGPEYAAVFYFRQNDLYGKQAPVEFKRSSYGLQSK; translated from the coding sequence atGATTCCATTTCAGAGGCAAAAAGGACATGCGCCCCCTGGGGGAGTGCATTCGCAAGCCTGGATTCCACCTAGCGGCACGCCAGCCCTCTGCGACAAACGACTCCGtgagcggcgaagaagcatGGAATGCACTGAAGAGGGGCTCCAAGCGACACAAGGAGACACGTGGGTTATGACGACTCTCCCCATTCAGTATTCTGACGGTTCTCCTCCTGCGAGGGTCAAATCTCGGGGCATTGACAAGGTGTTGCCTGCCTTGGTAATACCGGATGCTCCCACATCCGGACCTGAGTACGCGGCGGTATTCTACTTCAGGCAGAACGACCTCTACGGAAAGCAGGCACCCGTCGAATTCAAGCGCTCGTCTTACGGGCTGCAGTCAAAGTAA
- a CDS encoding zinc finger, C3HC4 type (RING finger) domain-containing protein (encoded by transcript BESB_025020) — protein sequence MATHAGARRPPPLELEACVPRDFLAGSGGGAGSGCLDSASSNSETVPYAENDAFLPHASFVPRGAESGSASVSHSQVAARSPSSPSSRRRNASAGSGGRRTEFASLFGSLYSRFSMKRIWLWAFELYSFVYTRYVLPVRLYAANRQALLLYVFLFFGRVVEFIFHFTACVVPAFFYVFFAMFLNLITVAPQTSAASHSPSPRAASSALGLSGAESGGLEGPAETGAKGAAGASAKFDLAGALRSAPGAVRPPTPSGAAPGRAAPSAAADEGRGMLPRVFQRSAGAGVVFEGGRPAASGRLSVPPRSEGLRAEERDDAAPRGDAASHLVGLGDGSGEDGESFFSSIGLAYVYLVLSQVCRGLLLEVPLYTFSLYFAQLLHLQSLTFSLSPKCRQAAEAATAYYGQNARVGFAAGTGVEPQRAVAEATSQAAVAAAERTTDAAWGDEAEEAQTGGRAEGEPEDGGGGESEPEGGGGGESEPEGGGGGESEPEGGGGGESEPEGEARALRSLGEPDELALLDAAVEQQLLEIQEEAEARAAEAGPDTPPAGEELLTGTRDEAGERREGDAREGDDDGDSRQGGRGHAPALLQAGWGESRADEAGRNDDDEDETSSVVSSFLQTPTEGTRNAPRSSRSLWGRAPSSPSTSGAPSRDTSPPPLSSSGRGTHTDRRAEGDFPTLVNSRRLSPEADVDGAARRASPSARREPRQAASAQPPYALDSPRGSHPTFEPTHSHRPGDARQGERRDGRDAQPFVLARVLSFVRGAVDALQTRLELRRWPPPARAVDGGERAAAQPRGGASNAALVSPNAQRFSAVRAGDGGRRAAEASRRHNRERRMRELAYRERGGLRAVVATVRRWSEEARMRHSRRRVSFLRRICGPVYRRFLSLCWWLVPGGRLRFRELVRQLHPYRLLSVSPLVFFPTASQRLFFTTFFFWLLRCLYEDQAEEATADEAWGFLVNGGNLVGVASSFGSYHATRLASLNPGYYSAFSAFQRSDTAGGEGGAKARGASLALSDPLGGHGAVPRPPFSLARQWTVWWAVVLLGLLLVSYGLLALFSALDVLPWQLLHSLLVLRHTRVATYAEQKKLEAERRREKRRKQLQATQAAAANATARGEACGKGPQREEEEESQRARPRKAGAAGASGEEKAGLRRRLPSSPAGRAEVGMSLPSVVLPLEEEEEDEEEMCIFCFEEFKPQDILRVVNCCGHKFHRHCVDVWLFKRQKETCPMCGQLRSPRRAK from the exons ATGGCGACGCACGCCGGGGCTCGACGACCGCCGCCATTGGAGCTCGAGGCGTGCGTTCCACGTGATTTTCTCGCCGGATCTGGGGGTGGCGCTGGGTCAGGCTGTCTCGATTCTGCGTCTTCAAATAGCGAAACTGTACCTTACGCCGAAAATGACGCCTTCCTTCCGCATGCATCGTTCGTTCCCCGTGGAGCAGAGTCGGGATCTGCCTCCGTATCACACTCGCAGGTCGCAGCTCggtctccgtcctcgccgtcctcccgCCGCAGAAACGCGTCCGCGGGCTCGGGTGGAAGGAGGACAGAGTTTGCTTCGCTTTTTGGCAGTTTGTATTCGCGATTCTCGATGAAGCGTATCTGGCTGTGGGCATTCGAGTTGTATTCTTTTGTGTATACGCGCTACGTGCTCCCCGTTCGCTTGTATGCGGCAAACCGGCAGGCGCTTCTGCTTTACgtgtttttgtttttcgGCCGCGTCGTGGAGTTCATTTTCCACTTCACTGCCTGCGTGGTCCCCGCTTTTTTCtacgtcttcttcgccatgTTCCTAAACTTGATCACcgtggcgccgcagacgtcgGCCGCTTCCcattcgccgtcgccccgcgctgcgtcctctgccttGGGGCTCTCTGGCGCCGAATCGGGCGGGCTCGAAGGGCCTGCAGAGACCGGGGCGAAGGGGGCAGCTGGCGCGTCCGCCAAGTTCGACCTCGCAGGCGCTCTGCGGAGTGCCCCCGGGGCAGTGCGCCCGCCGACTccgagcggcgcagcgccaggcagggccgcgccttctgcagccgcagacgagggtCGTGGCatgctgcctcgcgtcttTCAGcgctcggcgggcgcgggggtgGTTTTTGAAGGCGggcggcccgccgcctcggggCGCCTTTCAGTCCCCCCCCGGAGTGAAGGGCTtcgcgcagaagagcgcgacgacgcggcccccagaggcgacgcagcctcgCATCTGGTTGGCCTCGGCGACGGCTCCggggaggacggcgagagctTCTTTTCCTCGATTGGCTTGGCGTATGTGTACCTCGTGCTTTCGCAAGTGTGTCGCGGGCTGCTTCTGGAAGTCCCGCTGTACACGTTTTCGCTGTATTTCGCCCAGCTGCTTCACCTGCAGTCCCTcaccttttctctctcgccgaaGTGCCGGCAAGCGGCCGAGGCTGCGACTGCGTACTATGGCCAGAACGCGAGAGTGGGCTTTGCCGCGGGCACGGGCGTCGAGCCCcagcgcgcggtcgcggaagCAACGTCGCAGGCCGCagtcgcagccgcagagcggaCGACGGACGCGGCGTGGGGGGACGAGGctgaagaggcgcagacaggcgggagagcggaaggcgagccTGAGgacgggggcggaggcgagagcgagcctgagggcgggggcggaggcgagagcgagcctgaaggcgggggcggaggcgagagcgagcctgaaggcgggggcggaggcgagagcgagcctGAAGGGGAGGCTAGAGCTCTGCGCAGTCTGGGCGAGCCCGACGAACTAGCCCTCCTTGACGCGGCcgtggagcagcagctgctggagattcaggaggaggctgaggctcgcgcggccgagGCAGGCCCAGACACGCCCCCCGCCGGAGAGGAGTTGCTCACGGGCACGCGAGACGAAGCTGgcgaaaggcgagaaggggACGCGCGGGAAGGGGACGACGATGGCGACAGCCGCcagggagggcgggggcacgcgccggcgcttctgcaggcgGGATGGGGGGAGTCGCGagccgacgaggcgggcAGAAACGACGatgacgaagacgagaccTCCTCCGTCGTTTCATCCTtcctgcagacgccgacagAAGGGACGCGAAACGCACCCCGGAGCAGCCGGTCCCTCTGgggtcgcgcgccttcctctccgtctACTTCGGGGGCGCCGTCCCGCGAcacgtcgcctcctcccctgtCCTCTTCAGGCCGCGGCACGCACACCGACAggcgggcggagggggaTTTCCCGACCCTCGTGAACTCtaggcgtctctctcctgaGGCCGACGTGGAtggtgcggcgcgccgcgcgtcgccttcagcgcgccgcgagccacgccaggctgcttccgcgcagcctccctACGCGCTCGATTCGCCACGAGGGTCTCATCCGACCTTCGAGCCCACGCATTCGCATAGGCCAGGGGACGCGCGGCAGGGGGAAAGGCGAGacgggcgcgacgcgcagccttTCGTTCTCGCCCGTGTCCTCTCGTTCGTGCGAGGGGCGGTCGATgccctgcagacgcgcctagagctgcgccgctggcCCCCGCCAGCCAGAGCCGTcgacggaggcgaacgcgccgctgcgcagccgcgcggtgGAGCCTCGAACGCGGCGCTCGTGTCGCCGAATGCGCAGCGGTTTTCCGCAGTCCGAGCAGGGGATGGgggccgtcgcgcggctgaggcaaGCAGGCGGCACaaccgcgagcggcgaatGCGAGAGCTGGCGTatcgcgagcgcggaggcttAAgggccgtcgtcgccacaGTCCGCAGGTGGAGTGAAGAAGCGCGGATGAGGCATTCTCGCCGGCGAGTTTCGTTCTTGCGCCGGATCTGCGGGCCTGTGTatcgccgcttcctctctctctgttggTGGCTCGTTCCGGGCGGCAGGCTGCGGTTTCGCGAGCTGGTTCGCCAGCTGCATCCGTACCGGCTCCTCTCTGTGTCGCCGTTGGTCTTCTTCCCGACTGCCTCACAGCGGCTCTTCTTCACGACGTTCTTCTTTTGGCTTCTCCGGTGTCTATACGAGGAccaagcggaggaggcgaccgcCGACGAAGCCTGGGGCTTTCTTGTCAACGGAGGGAACCTCGTgggcgtcgcctcttcgttCGGCAGCTACCACGCCACGCGTCTGGCGAGTCTGAACCCGGGGTACTacagcgccttctccgccttccagCGCAGCGACACCGCCGGaggggaaggcggcgccaaagcgcgcggggcgagccTGGCGCTCTCCGACCCCCTGGGCGGCCACGGGGCTgtcccgcggccgcccttctcgctgGCTCGCCAGTGGACTGTCTGGTGGGCGGTTGTGCTGCTTGGGTTGTTGCTTGTCTCCTACGGCCTGCTTGCGCTCTTCAGCGCGCTTGACGTGCTACCctggcagctgctgcactcGCTGCTGGTGCTGCGCCACACGCGCGTCGCGACGTATGCAGAACAAAAGAAGCTCGAGGccgagcgaagacgcgaaaagCGGCGGAAACAGCTGCAGGCaacgcaggcggccgccgcgaatgcgaccgccagaggcgaggctTGCGGGAAAGGGCcccagcgcgaggaggaggaagagtcccagcgagcgcggcctcgcaaAGCTGGGGCGGCGGGTGCGTCTGGGGAGGAAAAGGCCGGCTTGCGGCGAAGACTAccgtcgtctcccgcggGACGCGCGGAGGTCGGAATGAGTCTCCCAAGCGTCGTGCTGCCcctcgaagaggaagaagaagacgaagaggag ATGTGCATTTTCTGCTTCGAGGAGTTCAAGCCTCAGGACATTCTCCGCGTTGTCAACTGCTGCGGACACAAGTTCCACC GCCACTGCGTGGATGTCTGGCTTTTCAAACGCCAGAAAGAGACCTGCCCGATGTGCGGACAGCTCCGtagcccgcggcgcgcgaagtga
- a CDS encoding uncharacterized protein (encoded by transcript BESB_025030), whose translation MKRVLTSFCLLAFLVVGANAASFTVDYPASITATTVAKHELYGNETCTLKSVPPKASGRVVTDPAELSLKAYPLKGDECDLTGAQTWATLFPKASANFDFASTALKLSDITLKMPPQGGGEGYCFVLKDTTSQHTTTYQVKAHAVRTAAAVIPFVGALSLVLLNMYS comes from the coding sequence ATGAAGCGCGTGTTGACCAGTTTTTGCCTTCTGGCGTTCCTGGTGGTGGGCGCAAACGCTGCCAGTTTCACAGTGGATTACCCGGCTTCGATTACCGCGACAACGGTGGCGAAGCACGAATTATATGGAAACGAGACGTGCACATTGAAGTCGGTGCCTCCCAAAGCATCTGGTAGGGTAGTTACGGACCCAGCTGAACTCTCGCTCAAGGCTTACCCGCTGAAGGGCGACGAGTGCGATTTGACGGGAGCCCAGACGTGGGCGACACTTTTCCCAAAAGCGAGTGCAAACTTTGACTTTGCTTCCACAGCACTCAAGCTGTCTGATATCACTTTGAAAATGCCACCTCAAGGTGGTGGTGAAGGTTATTGCTTCGTCCTCAAGGATACCACAAGTCAGCACACGACGACCTACCAAGTGAAGGCGCATGCGGTCAGGACGGCAGCTGCTGTCATTCCGTTCGTTGGTGCCCTATCTCTCGTGCTGTTGAATATGTATTCTTAA
- a CDS encoding uncharacterized protein (encoded by transcript BESB_025040), producing MNQTRLFAHTKQNKGAKKWNRNRPKKTTPAHINPKPSVHPPNLLNFVNAPPEYHLAPAPEATPLLNRPKVARLLHLLWLLPRQCRRGSAAFIPGPVPCPLPKPERVPGSLEPPTPQQMREEAEYENFVVSQHAAIRARAAAFAAQFDQPLVNAAAAGVTTAAGKEIQALAYDDELRRDLEALKHFAEQRDDVAVRMLSEHLSLAVSPACLPGAEEDADTALASTSPSAGFSHSLEAAPPQMLACGADGEGSAEATNKPKWLPSHLRRARLRYSSAAALVREVCRSPLTRFNRLLISEAVDRWWSAWQHRRLAGIVKKKLGQLKRLGRQLKAGGVPADKLLEENAFERYRLLVDLPRSRFVANYMKRHASPWNPPLADGGEPGAADRERTDGGQGGFETPQDAPESPQGGAVWTSVDQARRRALKRAAFSELQSLGILQADGSVDIELLKELYRTRPAVPPRDAKAEARRRSLPGDRMSKHERHQQIKFRQAAVGLTLPASARQVETFEEWERREQSAEIGGKLARATGVFDALLREEFPEYEPLRDMFKLEEFLEAEYRQHTIKRELRKLYAEWLRHGMPEDPKKRSKSDFLVYWMRLSKRKRKALLYEERQLAPAGATNATLMRRIRERTVLEQAASTKHARQQEGAASAA from the exons ATGAATCAGACAAGGCTGTTTGCTCACACCAAGCAGAACAAAGGCGCGAAGAAATGGAACCGAAACCGTCCGAAGAAG ACGACCCCCGCCCACATCAACCCCAAGCCCTCTGTGCATCCGCCGAATCTCTTGAACTTCGTCAATGCTCCCCCGGAGTATCACCTCGCCCCT gcgccagaggcgactCCATTGCTGAATCGCCCCAAAGttgcgcgccttcttcacctgctgtggctgctgcctcgccagTGCCGACGGGGTTCTGCGGCCTTCATTCCAGGCCCTGTTCCCTGCCCGCTGCCGAAGCCTGAGAGAGTCCCGGGCTCGCTCGAGCCTCCGACGCCTCAGCAGATgcgagaggaagccgagTACGAGAACTTCGTCGTGTCGCAGCACGCCGCAATCCGCGCCCGAgcggctgccttcgccgcgcagtTCGACCAGCCGCTAGTTaacgcggcggccgccggcgtgaCGACCGCGGCGGGCAAAGAAATTCAGGCGCTCGCCTACGACGACGAGCTCCGCAGAGACCTCGAGGCCTTGAAACATTTCGCCGAGCAGCGG GACGACGTCGCTGTGCGCATGCTTAGCGAGCATCTCTCCCTTGCAGTCTCGCCAGCGTGCCTgccgggcgcggaggaggacgcggacacggcgctcgcctccacgtCTCCGTCCGCTGGCTTCAGCCACagcctcgaggccgcgcctcctcagatGCTGGCTTGTGGCGCAGATGGCGAGGGGTCGGCGGAGGCCACGAACAAGCCCAAGTGGCTGCCATCTCACCTCAGGCGCGCCAGGCTACGCTACAGCTCAGCTGCGGCTCTCGTGCGCGAGGTttgccgctctccgctgaCTCGGTTCAACCGGCTGCTGATCTCGGAGGCTGTGGACCGATGGTGGAGCGCCTGGCAGCACCGGCGTCTAGCTGGGATTGTGAAGAAGAAACTCGGCCAGCTGAAGCGTCTGGGGCGCCAGCTCAAG gcggGTGGCGTTCCGGCTGACAAGCTTCTCGAAGAGAATGCCTTCGAGCGATACCGCCTGCTCGTTGACCTGCCGCGGAGCCGTTTCGTCGCGAACTACATGAAGCGACACGCCTCGCCCTGGAacccgccgctcgcggacggcggcgagcccggcGCGGCCGACAGAGAGCGGACTGACGGGGGCCAAGGCGGGTTCGAGACCCCGCAGGACGCCCCCGAAAGCCCTCAAGGTGGAGCAGTTTGGACCAGTGTCGACCAggctcggcgccgagcgctcAAACGCGCAGCATTCAGCGAACTCCAG TCGCTGGGAATCTTGCAGGCGGATGGGTCGGTCGATATCGAGCTTCTGAAGGAACTGTACCGCACCCGGCCGGCGGTGCCCCCTCGCGACGCGAAAGCAGAGgcccggcgtcgctcgcttccAGGCGATCGCATGTCCAAGCACGAGCGGCACCAGCAGATCAAATTTCGGCAAGCTGCTGTCGGGCTGACTTTGCCGGCTTCTGCTCGACAAGTCGAAACCTTCGAGGAGTGGGAAAGGCGCGAGCAGAGCGCAGAGATTGGCGGGAAGCTGGCGAGAGCGACCGGCGTCTTTgacgctctcctccgcgaagAGTTCCCCGAATACGAGCCGCTTCGAGACATGTTCAAACTCG AGGAGTTTCTAGAAGCCGAGTACCGGCAGCACACGATAAAGAGGGAATTGAGGAAGCTGTACGCGGAATGGCTTCGGCACGGCATGCCGGAGGATCCCAAAAAAC GCAGCAAGAGCGACTTCCTGGTATACTGGATGCGCCTGTCGAAAAGAAAGCGAAAAGCTTTGCTGTACGAAGAACGCCAGCTGGCTCCAGCTGGCGCCACAAACGCGACGCTGATGCGTCGCATCAGAGAAAGGACGGTACTCGAACAAGCGGCGAGCACGAAGCATGCACGCCAACAAGagggcgctgcctctgcggcatGA
- a CDS encoding Toxoplasma gondii family D protein (encoded by transcript BESB_025050) yields the protein MKLSGVVSVAVFLAASRGVEAGPGKKGGYTTTTTLKPNPLNVERECFQVPYSVEKTCYKDEKVSRPYACPAPLEEEVCHTISEEADDTCYQLVKKEVQYECPKATKQQLCSTIPVTLNKTCKKAVTEKVAGSCPKIVNVPQCEIISRPSQDTCYESESFEQEYECWGSETHRECEVEMKVINDSCNRTVDSPVPYEYEDTITEKVCTTKLHSKAGVCRKRIETEEQYPCPETKWEKRCFESSKLVQEPCEKKIVAQEAYDCSETKHDSIQKTCSRRIPKKTMVEKCAPSKKEHKKLRRLGPAKKGGNCQLVEVLSEEIETYPCNEDVLVSVPKVCTREIAKTVTEMCPKQVPDTQCTMESVAIPKVCSRRVSKDIEVPCEAQKQEEVCEDVPKKVKKQGYRFEKKNETFPCQRHQFEEKCYEVKRPKRDTCIATLFRTAEKPCTRQDFQEVCRDEQQLTMQPCLEEKKSEIEVPCPEQTTQEKCIYVPVYEMGTCTTVIQEVQQGPCKKHQPALRCETVKSDRAGTCFRSESIQVPYTCYEIAYEEKCVELPVTGVPPPPPGKKL from the coding sequence ATGAAGCTTAGTGGAGTTGTTTCTGTTGCTGTCTTCCTGGCAGCGAGCCGTGGCGTGGAGGCCGGGCCAGGCAAGAAGGGAGGCTACACCACGACTACCACGCTGAAGCCCAACCCGTTGAACGTTGAAAGGGAGTGCTTCCAGGTGCCGTACAGCGTCGAGAAGACCTGCTACAAGGACGAGAAGGTGTCTCGCCCGTACGCGTGTCCCGCGCCGCTTGAGGAGGAGGTCTGTCATACCATCAGCGAAGAAGCCGACGACACCTGCTACCAGCTCGTGAAGAAGGAAGTGCAGTATGAATGCCCCAAAGCCACGAAACAGCAACTGTGCTCGACCATCCCCGTCACTCTCAACAAGACATGCAAGAAAGCAGTGACTGAGAAGGTTGCGGGCTCTTGTCCCAAGATCGTGAACGTGCCCCAATGCGAAATCATCTCCCGACCCAGTCAAGACACGTGCTACGAGTCCGAGTCATTCGAACAAGAGTACGAGTGCTGGGGATCGGAAACGCACAGGGAATGCGAAGTGGAAATGAAGGTTATCAACGACTCGTGTAACAGGACTGTGGACTCGCCGGTCCCCTACGAATACGAGGATACCATTACGGAGAAGGTCTGCACGACGAAACTTCACTCCAAGGCAGGAGTGTGCAGAAAGAGGATCGAAACCGAGGAGCAATACCCCTGCCCAGAAACTAAGTGGGAGAAGCGATGCTTCGAGTCTTCCAAGTTGGTTCAGGAGCCATGCGAGAAGAAAATTGTCGCCCAGGAGGCGTACGACTGCAGCGAAACCAAGCATGACTCGATCCAGAAGACCTGCTCCCGACGCATTCCAAAGAAGACGATGGTCGAAAAATGCGCTCCCAGCAAAAAGGAGCACAAGAAGCTGCGTCGCTTAGGGCctgcgaagaagggcggcaACTGCCAACTGGTAGAGGTTCTCTCAGAAGAGATCGAGACATACCCCTGCAACGAGGACGTTCTTGTTTCTGTACCCAAGGTCTGCACCCGGGAAATTGCGAAAACCGTGACCGAAATGTGCCCGAAGCAAGTTCCAGATACGCAGTGCACGATGGAGTCAGTTGCGATTCCGAAGGTCTGTTCCCGCAGAGTGTCTAAGGACATCGAGGTTCCCTGTGAGGCTCAAAAGCAGGAAGAAGTTTGCGAGGATGTACCTAAAAAGGTCAAGAAACAAGGATATCGGTTTGAGAAGAAGAATGAGACATTCCCGTGCCAGAGACATCAGTTCGAGGAGAAGTGCTACGAGGTGAAGAGACCCAAGAGAGACACCTGCATCGCGACCCTGTTCAGGACCGCCGAGAAGCCATGCACTCGTCAAGATTTCCAGGAGGTCTGCCGTGATGAGCAGCAGCTTACCATGCAGCCGTGCTTGGAAGAGAAAAAATCCGAGATCGAGGTGCCTTGCCCGGAGCAGACGACTCAAGAAAAGTGCATCTACGTGCCAGTGTACGAGATGGGCACATGTACCACAGTCATCCAAGAGGTTCAACAGGGACCTTGCAAGAAACACCAGCCAGCGCTCCGCTGCGAGACCGTGAAGTCAGACCGTGCTGGAACTTGCTTCAGATCGGAGTCTATTCAGGTCCCCTACACCTGCTATGAAATCGCGTACGAGGAAAAGTGCGTTGAGCTTCCCGTGACTGGTgttcctcccccccctcccggcAAAAAGCTCTGA